One Columba livia isolate bColLiv1 breed racing homer chromosome 34, bColLiv1.pat.W.v2, whole genome shotgun sequence genomic region harbors:
- the DHX34 gene encoding probable ATP-dependent RNA helicase DHX34, translated as MENDPCPPSPPHWDWDCPAARRRLEELYFGEQHHPGAGTEDADDFWVFFERLRRFQSRKIPREPPKEPNASVLDLPPRYDPRYRINLAVPRCRRGAAGVPEEPLAEFRAALLHYLDFAQKRSFAKLAKIQKERAALPIWRYRERILDAVAVNPVVVIAGDTGCGKSTQVPQFLLAGGYERVVCTQPRRVACVALAKRVALESLHQYGDEVGYQIRFESSRSAATRLLFLTEGLLLRQLQRDPALAAYNVLIADEVHERHLHGDFLLGVLRRLLGARRDLRLILMSATINIQLFSSYFGDAPVLQVPGRIFPISVIYQPIAKEEAAAPAPGRAERLDPLPYLRVLQAIDQQHPPEERGDLLVFLSGVAEIGAVLEAAQAYAARSQRWVVLPLHSTLSVAEQDKVFDVPPPGVRKCILSTNIAETSVTIDGVRFVLDSGKVKEMSYDPEAKLQRLQEFWISRASAEQRKGRAGRTGPGVCYRLYAESDYDGFAPYPVPEIRRVALDALVLQLKSMGLGDPRTFPFLEPPPASSLEMAVRYLQDQGALDNNEDLTPIGTLLAQLPVDVVVGKMLVLGVLLGLPEPALTVAAALSVPSPLVRAAQPDPDRAAARRPLESPHGDPLTLLNLFNEWLQVKRQRGASRRWCRRRGLEEHRLYDAADLRRQFQELLRDHHLLPDPPGSDSNRHSRHRERRELRQLWRRHADTRKRKMLRLQDGAAASGSDDDADTGAKGERAVDIQDVKFKLRHDVEELCAAAGSALTAAQLVLLKLVLCRGLYPQFAVADQLNASRKDSEQLFHTKTKQGVVLHPTSVFTASPELLHANEGAKRGGTKDPADGLSCQHQLLAFVSLLETNKPYLVNCVRVPALQALLLFSRSLDTNTDCSRLVADGWLEMAVLDADAALRLLAAAMRLRSSWDQLLRQLLAAPRGEETEQRPNPHDVSALTRGLLEFIHTEVPFRLRPLTGLEKQNLYVGPQTVAAAPRLPGLFEGVEIAPDEVKGGYRVTDFLTYNCLATDTDLYSDCLRSFWTCPHCHLHAPVTPMERVCHENACQPQQEPEEETPDMSSQSSSLHRLFHCDVCQRDFSFTPTEILRHKKQHR; from the exons ATGGAGAACGACCcctgtcccccatcccccccacaTTGGGACTGGGACTGTCCCGCCGCGCGGCGCCGCCTGGAAGAGCTTTATTTCGGCGAGCAGCACCATCCCGGCGCCGGCACCGAGGACGCCGACGACTTCTGGGTCTTTTTCGAACGGCTCCGGCGTTTCCAAAGCCGAAAAATCCCCCGCGAACCACCCAAAGAACCCAACGCTAGCGTATTGGATTTACCGCCCCGCTACGACCCCCGCTACCGCATCAACCTGGCGGTGCCGCGGTGCCGGCGCGGCGCCGCCGGCGTCCCCGAGGAGCCTCTCGCCGAATTCCGCGCCGCTTTGTTGCATTACCTGGATTTCGCCCAAAAACGGAGCTTTGCCAAGTTGGCCAAGATCCAAAAGGAGCGCGCGGCGCTGCCCATCTGGCGCTACCGGGAGCGGATCCTCGACGCCGTGGCGGTGAATCCGGTGGTGGTGATCGCCGGAGATACGGGCTGCGGGAAATCCACGCAGGTGCCGCAGTTCTTGCTGGCGGGTGGGTACGAGCGCGTGGTTTGTACCCAACCGCGGCGCGTGGCCTGCGTGGCGTTGGCCAAACGGGTGGCGCTGGAGAGCCTGCACCAGTATGGCGACGAG GTGGGCTACCAGATCCGCTTCGAGAGCAGCCGCTCGGCGGCCACGCGGCTGCTGTTCCTGACCgaggggctgctgctgcggcAGCTCCAGCGCGACCCGGCGCTCGCCGCATACAACGTCCTCATCGCCGACGAGGTCCACGAGCGGCACCTCCACGGCGACTTCTTGCTGGGCGTCCTGCGCCGCCTGCTCGGCGCTCGCCGCGACCTGCGCCTCATCCTCATGTCGGCCACTATCAATATACAACTGTTTTCGAGCTATTTCGGCGACGCGCCGGTGCTGCAGGTGCCGGGAAGGATCTTCCCCATTTCG GTTATTTACCAACCGATTGCCAaagaggaggcggcggcgccggcACCGGGCCGAGCGGAGCGGCTGGACCCGCTGCCGTACCTGCGGGTGCTGCAGGCCATCGACCAGCAGCACCCACCGGAGGAGCGCGGGGACCTGCTGGTGTTCCTGAGCGGGGTGGCCGAGATCGGCGCCGTCCTGGAGGCGGCGCAAGCGTACGCGGCGCGGAGCCAGCGCTGGGTGGTGCTGCCCCTGCACAGCACCCTCTCGGTGGCCGAGCAGGATAAG GTGTTCGACGTCCCCCCTCCCGGCGTCCGCAAGTGCATCCTGTCCACCAACATCGCCGAAACCTCGGTGACCATCGACGGCGTGCGCTTCGTCCTGGATTCCG GGAAGGTGAAGGAGATGAGTTACGACCCCGAGGCCAAACTGCAGCGGCTGCAGGAGTTTTGGATCAGCCGGGCGAGCGCCGAGCAGCGTAAAGGCCGCGCCGGCAGGACCGGGCCTGGGGTTTGTTACCGGCTTTACGCCGAGTCCGACTATGATGGGTTTGCTCCGTATCCCGTGCCGGAGATTCGACGGGTGGCGCTCGACGCTTTGGTGCTGCAG TTAAAGAGCATGGGGCTGGGTGACCCCCGAACTTTCCCCTTTTTGGAGCCTCCCCCCGCGTCCAGCTTGGAAATGGCCGTGCGGTACCTGCAGGACCAGGGAGCCCTGGACAACAACGAGGACCTGACGCCCATCGGGACCCTCCTGGCCCAGCTCCCGGTGGACGTGGTGGTGG GCAagatgctggtgctgggggtgctgctggggctgccggAGCCGGCGCTGACGGTGGCGGCGGCGCTGAGCGTCCCGTCGCCGCTGGTGCGCGCGGCGCAGCCCGACCCCGACCGCGCCGCGGCCCGGCGCCCGCTCGAGAGCCCCCACGGGGACCCCCTGACGCTGCTCAACCTCTTCAACGAGTGGCTGCAG GTGAAGCGGCAGCGCGGCGCCTCCCGGCGCTGGTGCCGGCGCCGCGGGCTGGAGGAGCACCGGCTCTACGACGCCGCCGACCTGCGCCGCCAGTTCCAG gAGCTCCTCCGCGACCACCATCTCCTTCCCGACCCCCCCGGCTCCGATAGCAACCGGCACAGCCGGCACCGCGAGCGCCGGGAGCTGCGGCAGCTCTGGCGCCGTCACGCCGACACCCGCAAGCGCAAGATGCTGCGGCTACAAGATGGCGCCGCCGCCTCCGGCTCCGACGACGACGCCGACACCGGCGCCAAAGGCGAGCGCGCCGTCGACATCCAG GACGTCAAGTTCAAGCTCCGGCACGACGTGGAGGAGCTTTGCGCCGCGGCCGGTTCGGCGCTCACCGCGGCGCAGCTCGTCCTGCTCAAACTCGTGCTTTGCCGCGGGCTTTACCCTCAGTTTGCCGTTGCCGACCAGCTCAACGCCAGCCGCAAAGATTCCGAGCAG CTTTTTcacaccaaaaccaagcaaGGCGTCGTCCTTCATCCCACCAGCGTCTTCACCGCCAGCCCCGAGCTGCTCCACGCCAATGAAGGAGCGAAGCGCGGCGGCACCAAAG ACCCCGCGGATGGGTTGAGCTGCCAACACCAGCTCCTCGCCTTCGTCTCGCTGCTGGAGACCAACAAACCGTATCTGGTGAACTGTGTCCGCGTCCCGGCGCTGCAG GCCCTCCTGCTCTTCTCCCGCTCTCTGGACACCAACACCGACTGCTCGCGCCTGGTTGCCGACGGCTGGTTGGAAATGGCCGTCCTGGACGCCGACGCCGCCCTGCGCCTCCTCGCCGCCGCCATGCGCCTCCGCTCCTCCTGGGACCAACTCCTGCGGCAGCTCCTGGCGGCGCCGCGCGGCGAGGAAACCGAACAGCGGCCGAACCCCCACGACGTGTCCGCGCTCACCCGGGGGCTGCTGGAGTTTATACACACGGAG GTGCCGTTTCGCCTGCGCCCGCTCACCGGGTTGGagaaacaaaacctctacgTGGGGCCGCAGACGGTGGCGGCCGCGCCGCGGCTCCCGGGGCTGTTTGAGGGCGTCGAGATTGCGCCCGACGAGGTGAAAGGCGGCTACAGGGTGACAGATTTTCTCACCTACAACTGCTTGGCT ACGGACACAGATCTGTACAGCGACTGCTTGCGGAGCTTCTGGAcatgtccccactgtcacctCCACGCGCCTGTCACCCCCATGGAGCGCGTGTGCCACGAGAACGCCTGTCAGCCGCAACAGG AACCCGAGGAAGAAACCCCTGACATGTCCTCCCAGAGCTCCTCCCTCCACCGACTGTTCCACTGCGACGTGTGCCAGCGCGACTTTTCCTTCACCCCCACGGAGATTCTCCGGCACAAGAAGCAGCACCGGTga